A single Lolium perenne isolate Kyuss_39 chromosome 6, Kyuss_2.0, whole genome shotgun sequence DNA region contains:
- the LOC127305283 gene encoding fatty acid elongase 3-like — MAAAASAGDVARYWLAEHPAIVGFRWSPSGGLWFSTWAFLLGFLAAYIPLCLSIDALLAAFRRKRPLPLGPLPPAHALLMAAVSAAIFTGTLLSAVAEIRDTRWSWRGRSRTTPLRWLLCFPPGTRSSGRVFFWSYAYYLSRYLHALRGLLAVLQRRRGAAARVFAHAAAVAMAFLWLEFSQSFQVLAILASTLAHAVAFGFRFWVGAGLPAARAARGAPVALACQVGLLGCNLACHAGFVWMHFGGAVAGGCSGIGAWGFNTLLNAALLWVFLHCYGKRGVCDDDGGATAAGSKKAL, encoded by the coding sequence atggccgccgccgccagcgccgGCGACGTGGCCAGGTACTGGCTGGCGGAGCACCCGGCGATCGTCGGCTTCCGGTGGAGCCCCTCGGGCGGCCTCTGGTTCTCCACCTGGgccttcctcctcggcttcctcgccGCCTACATCCCCCTCTGCCTCTCCATCGACGCGCTCCTCGCCGCCTTCCGCCGCAAACGCCCCCTCCCACTCGGCCCCCTGCCCCCGGCGCACGCGCTCCTCATGGCCGCCGTGTCCGCCGCCATCTTCACCGGCACGCTCCTCTCGGCGGTCGCCGAGATACGGGACACGCGCTGGTCCTGGCGGGGCAGGAGCCGCACCACGCCGCTCCGCTGGCTCCTCTGCTTCCCGCCGGGCACCCGCTCCTCCGGCCGCGTCTTCTTCTGGTCCTACGCCTACTACCTCTCCCGCTACCTCCACGCCTTGCGCGGCCTGCTCGCCGTGCTCCAGCGCCGGCGCGGCGCCGCGGCGCGCGTCTTCGCGCACGCCGCggcggtcgccatggcgtttctctGGCTCGAGTTCTCGCAGTCCTTCCAGGTGCTCGCCATCCTCGCCTCCACGCTGGCCCACGCCGTCGCCTTCGGGTTCCGGTTCTGGGTCGGCGCCGGGCTGCCGGCCGCGCGCGCCGCCAGGGGCGCGCCCGTCGCGCTGGCCTGCCAGGTGGGGCTGCTCGGGTGCAACCTGGCGTGCCACGCCGGGTTCGTGTGGATGCACTTCGGCGGGGCGGTCGCCGGCGGGTGCAGCGGCATCGGGGCCTGGGGGTTCAACACCCTGCTCAACGCCGCGCTCCTCTGGGTCTTCCTGCATTGCTACGGCAAGCGCGGCGTCTGCGACGACGACGGGGGAGCCACCGCCGCCGGAAGCAAGAAAGCGCTGTGA
- the LOC127305282 gene encoding uncharacterized protein yields the protein MEHAHHELMLRRPASGHEAALRSVQKPPSKPWRTGGLAPAPTPPKVYRVEPREFRDLVQRLTGAPAARLQQQRAAVAPTQPVVVRVGTGATGVETVGPMHAAAPWLSFPILAPVAAMHPRLDGNQLI from the coding sequence ATGGAGCACGCACACCACGAGCTGATGCTGAGGCGGCCGGCctcgggccacgaggcggcgctccGGTCCGTCCAGAAGCCGCCGTCCAAGCCGTGGCGCACCGGAGGCCTGGCACCGGCACCGACGCCGCCCAAGGTGTACCGCGTGGAGCCCAGGGAGTTCAGGGACCTGGTGCAGAGGCTCACGGGCGCGCCCGCCGCGAGACTGCAGCAGCAGCGCGCGGCGGTGGCGCCGACGCAGCCCGTGGTCGTGCGCGTTGGCACCGGCGCCACCGGAGTGGAGACGGTCGGGCCGATGCACGCCGCTGCGCCGTGGTTATCGTTCCCGATCCTGGCCCCGGTGGCGGCCATGCACCCCCGCCTCGACGGCAACCAG